The Chitinophagaceae bacterium genome window below encodes:
- a CDS encoding DUF3347 domain-containing protein, which translates to MKNTSIILSLIVLFAACKNKDEKTETTATEPVVKAAYTYTEAFSQSINSTLNAYYSLKDAFVATDAVKVNEAGTQLKTLLDSLKLDEVQKNDSLGFSSIYGRPGDVSAEITGMLGENDMEKKRESFEMISNAFYDMLRVIKPAGVTIYYQYCPMAFDNKGAYWLSNADSIRNPYFGKKMLTCGETKETLKF; encoded by the coding sequence ATGAAGAATACATCTATCATCCTCTCTCTTATTGTATTATTTGCCGCCTGTAAAAACAAAGATGAAAAGACAGAAACCACTGCAACTGAACCGGTAGTAAAAGCTGCTTATACGTATACAGAAGCATTCAGTCAGTCAATCAATTCCACATTAAATGCTTATTACAGTTTAAAAGATGCGTTTGTGGCAACAGATGCTGTAAAAGTGAATGAGGCAGGAACTCAACTGAAAACCCTGCTTGACAGTTTGAAACTGGATGAAGTGCAGAAGAATGATTCCTTAGGCTTTTCAAGTATTTACGGAAGACCGGGTGATGTGTCTGCTGAAATTACCGGGATGCTGGGCGAAAATGATATGGAAAAGAAAAGAGAATCTTTTGAAATGATCTCTAATGCATTTTATGATATGCTCCGGGTAATTAAACCTGCAGGGGTAACAATTTATTATCAGTATTGCCCCATGGCATTTGATAACAAAGGTGCTTACTGGTTAAGCAATGCCGACAGTATCCGTAATCCATACTTTGGGAAAAAAATGCTTACCTGCGGTGAAACAAAGGAAACGCTGAAATTTTAG
- a CDS encoding TonB-dependent receptor — translation MNHLKHLVGLLLFFVLLQPLKAQEKFTISGYVKDSSSNETIIGATISVKGRTKSISSNQYGFYSITLEQGTYTLSVSHVGYAAKEVEIELNSNRQFNFDMMPRISISQEVIVYSKKRDLNVKAAQMGKFELSMNQIRSVPAFAGEVDPMKVLQLLPGVRNAGEGNSGLYVRGGGPDQNLILLDDAVVYNPGHLFGFFSVFNSDALKNVTLIKGGMPANYGGRISSVVDVAMKDGNNKKYQVEGGIGTIASRVSIQGPIVKEKASFIISARRTYIDVLAKPFIKKESSFYGSGYYFYDLNTKFNYKFSEKDRLFMSGYFGRDVFTFKNKERSFNARIPWGNSTGTVRWNHVFSSKLFANTSVVWNDYQFAFEGAQSNFEIKFNSAIRDITTKIDFDYYPVTGHQLKYGLNYTFHRFNPQTTSGKSGDVVFEPQTVNNKFANELSAYIMDDWEVNDQLKINYGVRYSLFQQIGPYTLYVKDENGNKLDSTVYGKAKSVADYGGLEPRITFRYALDDETSIKAAITRNLQFIHLVSNAGTTLPTDIWVPSTHRVKPQIGWQYATGLFKNFKDNMWETSVELYFKTMQNQIEYKEGYTPGIGDPEESFVFGKGWSYGAEFYVNKARGNFTGWIGYTLSWTWRRFPQLNDGDKYPGRYDRRHDLSVVANYQKGKKWKYSAVFVYGTGSSFTLPERFFLVDGVLTQQYSRINQYRLPAYHRLDLAAIYTPQPKKVRKMKAEWVFSVYNAYSRQNPYFIYYDQTGNPLQGNLEVEALQVSLFPIIPSVTLNFKF, via the coding sequence ATGAACCATTTAAAACATCTTGTTGGCTTACTGCTTTTTTTTGTTCTTCTGCAGCCTTTAAAGGCGCAGGAAAAATTTACCATCAGCGGTTATGTGAAAGACAGTTCCAGTAATGAAACTATTATTGGTGCAACCATTTCCGTAAAAGGCCGAACCAAGAGCATCAGTTCCAATCAATATGGTTTTTATTCTATCACCTTAGAGCAGGGGACGTATACATTATCCGTTTCTCATGTTGGTTATGCAGCGAAGGAAGTAGAGATTGAATTAAACTCCAACAGGCAATTTAATTTTGATATGATGCCCCGTATTTCCATTTCACAGGAAGTGATTGTGTATTCCAAAAAAAGAGATCTGAATGTGAAGGCTGCACAGATGGGAAAGTTTGAACTGAGCATGAACCAGATCCGTTCTGTTCCTGCTTTTGCAGGTGAAGTTGATCCTATGAAAGTATTGCAACTCTTGCCCGGTGTTCGTAATGCAGGTGAAGGCAACAGTGGTTTATATGTGCGTGGTGGCGGTCCCGATCAGAATTTAATTTTATTAGATGATGCAGTGGTATATAATCCCGGCCATTTGTTTGGATTCTTTTCTGTGTTCAACAGTGATGCATTAAAAAATGTGACACTCATTAAAGGTGGAATGCCCGCCAACTATGGTGGCCGCATCAGCAGCGTGGTGGATGTTGCTATGAAAGATGGTAACAATAAAAAGTACCAGGTAGAAGGAGGGATTGGCACCATTGCTTCGAGAGTTTCTATACAGGGGCCAATTGTAAAAGAGAAAGCATCCTTTATTATTTCTGCAAGGCGAACCTATATTGATGTATTGGCCAAGCCGTTTATAAAAAAGGAAAGTTCCTTTTATGGCAGCGGTTATTATTTCTATGATCTTAATACCAAGTTCAATTATAAATTTTCAGAGAAAGACCGTTTGTTCATGAGCGGTTATTTCGGACGTGATGTATTTACTTTCAAGAATAAGGAACGGAGTTTTAATGCAAGAATACCCTGGGGTAATTCAACAGGAACAGTGCGATGGAACCATGTGTTCAGCAGTAAATTATTTGCCAACACATCTGTTGTGTGGAACGATTACCAGTTTGCCTTTGAAGGTGCACAAAGCAATTTTGAAATAAAGTTTAATTCAGCCATCCGTGATATCACCACAAAAATTGATTTTGATTATTACCCCGTAACCGGTCACCAGTTGAAGTATGGATTGAATTATACCTTCCATCGTTTCAACCCGCAGACCACCAGTGGTAAGAGTGGTGACGTGGTGTTTGAACCGCAAACAGTGAACAATAAATTTGCAAATGAACTGTCTGCTTATATCATGGACGATTGGGAAGTAAATGATCAACTGAAAATCAACTATGGTGTACGTTACAGTTTATTTCAGCAGATTGGTCCGTACACATTGTATGTAAAAGATGAAAATGGAAATAAGTTAGACAGTACCGTGTACGGAAAAGCAAAGAGTGTTGCTGATTATGGCGGACTTGAACCACGCATTACTTTCCGTTATGCACTCGATGATGAAACATCCATTAAAGCAGCCATTACCAGGAACCTGCAGTTTATTCATTTGGTAAGTAATGCAGGAACAACCCTGCCAACAGATATCTGGGTGCCGAGTACGCACCGTGTAAAACCGCAGATCGGCTGGCAGTATGCAACCGGGCTCTTTAAAAATTTTAAAGACAATATGTGGGAAACATCGGTTGAACTGTATTTCAAAACCATGCAGAACCAGATTGAATACAAAGAAGGTTATACACCCGGCATTGGTGATCCTGAAGAAAGTTTTGTATTCGGGAAAGGATGGAGTTATGGCGCTGAGTTTTATGTAAACAAGGCAAGAGGAAATTTCACCGGATGGATCGGTTATACTTTATCATGGACATGGCGACGTTTTCCGCAGCTGAATGATGGAGATAAATATCCCGGCCGTTATGACCGCCGTCACGACCTGAGTGTTGTTGCCAATTACCAGAAAGGAAAGAAATGGAAATACTCTGCTGTGTTTGTATATGGTACAGGCAGCTCATTCACTTTACCCGAACGATTTTTTTTGGTAGATGGAGTATTAACGCAGCAGTACAGCCGTATTAATCAATACCGTTTGCCTGCTTATCACCGGTTAGATTTAGCAGCAATTTATACACCGCAGCCAAAGAAAGTACGAAAGATGAAAGCAGAGTGGGTGTTCAGTGTGTACAATGCCTACAGCCGGCAGAATCCTTATTTTATTTATTACGATCAGACAGGAAATCCGTTGCAGGGAAATTTAGAGGTAGAAGCTTTACAGGTTTCACTGTTTCCGATTATACCGAGTGTGACGTTGAATTTTAAGTTTTAA
- a CDS encoding c-type cytochrome has protein sequence MFTTNKNKAVVLVCLTAFIALGLTAFTPGAEKKSKQAEFKNLQVLPKDITKEQLDKIMRGFNGALGVKCINCHVHEGDDFKQGWDYAADTKDDKKIAREMLKMTISINSTYFNFENSERPDTIRVVSCNTCHRGIQHPDAKGIQEQMGSMQKIQNPAPPPPAPANKQ, from the coding sequence ATGTTTACTACCAACAAAAACAAAGCAGTGGTACTTGTATGCCTCACTGCATTCATTGCATTGGGCTTAACCGCCTTTACACCCGGAGCCGAAAAGAAAAGCAAACAGGCAGAATTTAAAAATCTCCAGGTGTTGCCAAAAGATATTACGAAGGAGCAGTTAGATAAAATAATGCGTGGCTTTAACGGCGCATTAGGTGTAAAATGCATTAACTGTCATGTACACGAAGGCGATGACTTTAAACAGGGATGGGATTATGCAGCAGACACAAAGGATGATAAAAAAATTGCCCGTGAAATGCTGAAGATGACAATCAGCATCAACTCTACCTATTTCAATTTTGAAAATTCTGAGCGGCCCGATACCATCAGGGTGGTAAGCTGTAATACCTGCCACAGAGGTATTCAGCATCCCGATGCAAAAGGAATACAGGAGCAGATGGGCAGTATGCAAAAAATACAGAATCCAGCACCGCCTCCACCAGCACCTGCAAACAAACAATAA
- a CDS encoding Crp/Fnr family transcriptional regulator, with translation MTSKAIFDSTFEPALIKEMYQFGEIKYFKEGDVILDYGKYIRMMPLIVKGTVKVFRMDENGNEILLYYLSSNETCSMAYSCCVEAKKSEVKAIAEDDVELIAIPHIKLDEWLCKYPSWKNYIMHSFNVRFLELLKSIETIAFHKLDERLISYLKEKQRLSGSNVIKGSHYLIADELATSRVVISRLLKQLENDKKIILYRNEIKLLKEFNS, from the coding sequence ATGACAAGCAAAGCAATCTTTGATTCAACCTTTGAACCTGCCTTGATAAAAGAAATGTACCAGTTTGGTGAAATCAAGTATTTTAAAGAAGGCGATGTTATCCTGGATTATGGCAAGTATATCCGGATGATGCCACTTATTGTAAAAGGCACGGTTAAGGTATTCAGGATGGATGAAAATGGCAATGAAATTCTGCTCTACTATTTATCCAGCAATGAAACCTGTTCTATGGCATACAGTTGCTGCGTAGAAGCTAAAAAGAGTGAAGTAAAAGCAATTGCTGAGGATGATGTTGAATTAATAGCCATACCGCATATTAAATTGGATGAATGGCTCTGTAAATATCCAAGCTGGAAAAACTATATCATGCATAGTTTTAATGTACGTTTCCTTGAACTACTGAAATCCATTGAAACAATTGCTTTTCATAAATTAGACGAACGTCTTATTTCCTATCTCAAAGAAAAACAACGTCTTTCAGGCTCCAATGTTATTAAAGGATCGCATTATCTTATCGCTGACGAACTGGCTACATCAAGGGTGGTAATATCCCGCCTGTTAAAGCAACTGGAAAATGATAAAAAAATTATTCTCTACCGAAATGAAATAAAATTACTGAAGGAGTTTAATTCATAA
- a CDS encoding outer membrane porin, OprD family, giving the protein MKRIIIAVIVLLTGISVSAQHQEISEKPETYKGRQVQAEDSVSLLSAFKRGHFNGHFRYYFMNTQNQKGLTDYYANAAGGGLRYETAKFHGFQFAVSGFYTFNIGSSDLGKTDSSTGQTNRYEIALFDVENPYNKKDIDRLEEFYIKYNYKKSNIVFGRQLLNTPFINLQDGRMRPTGVEGLWFELNEIKKTKIEAGWIYAISPRGTTKWYDPGESIGLYPAGVNIDGTKSQYPNNLKSKGVFMLGVQTELSKYVKMQGWNLFTENIFNTAMLQTDLQFPLKNKSFVFAAMQVIKQDAIRDGGNQDAVKTYFEANGKSLSFGTKAGWKNRQWEASINYNRITGSGRYLMPREWGREPFFTFLPRERNEGFGDVNAVMGKINYTIPKLRVKTSLAAGYYKLPDVKNYRLNKYGLPSYTQMNADIRYSFTGILKGLEAQLLVVGKLNRGETYNNKRFEFNKVDMLLYNFVMNYHF; this is encoded by the coding sequence ATGAAAAGAATTATAATAGCAGTAATTGTATTGCTCACAGGAATTAGTGTAAGTGCCCAGCATCAGGAAATTTCAGAAAAACCGGAAACCTATAAGGGCAGGCAGGTGCAGGCAGAAGATTCCGTTTCCCTGCTGTCTGCGTTTAAAAGGGGGCATTTTAACGGGCATTTCCGTTATTATTTTATGAATACACAAAATCAAAAAGGGCTTACTGATTATTACGCAAATGCAGCAGGTGGCGGATTGAGGTATGAAACAGCAAAATTCCATGGCTTTCAGTTTGCAGTAAGCGGCTTTTATACATTTAATATTGGCTCTTCCGATTTGGGAAAAACAGATAGTTCTACAGGCCAGACAAACCGGTATGAAATTGCTTTGTTTGACGTAGAAAATCCATACAACAAAAAAGATATTGACAGGCTGGAAGAATTTTACATTAAATACAATTATAAAAAATCAAACATTGTTTTTGGCAGGCAATTACTCAACACGCCATTTATTAATCTGCAGGATGGCAGAATGAGGCCTACAGGTGTTGAAGGATTGTGGTTTGAGCTGAATGAAATTAAGAAAACAAAAATTGAAGCTGGATGGATTTATGCCATATCACCAAGAGGAACAACGAAATGGTATGATCCGGGAGAGTCGATAGGTCTGTATCCCGCTGGTGTAAATATTGATGGCACAAAATCTCAGTACCCCAATAATTTAAAAAGCAAGGGTGTATTCATGCTTGGAGTACAAACTGAACTTAGCAAATATGTAAAAATGCAGGGCTGGAATTTATTTACTGAAAATATTTTCAATACGGCTATGCTGCAAACAGATCTTCAATTCCCGCTGAAAAACAAAAGTTTTGTTTTTGCAGCAATGCAGGTAATAAAACAGGATGCAATCAGGGATGGCGGTAACCAGGATGCAGTAAAAACATACTTTGAAGCAAATGGAAAATCCTTAAGTTTTGGAACAAAAGCAGGATGGAAAAACAGGCAATGGGAAGCAAGCATTAATTATAACCGTATAACAGGCAGCGGCCGGTATTTAATGCCCCGGGAATGGGGACGGGAACCCTTCTTTACTTTCTTACCCAGGGAAAGGAATGAAGGTTTTGGCGATGTAAATGCGGTTATGGGCAAGATAAACTACACGATTCCAAAACTGAGAGTAAAAACATCGTTGGCTGCAGGTTATTATAAGTTGCCCGATGTTAAAAATTACCGGTTGAATAAGTATGGCCTGCCCTCCTATACACAGATGAATGCTGATATCCGTTATTCCTTTACAGGAATTTTAAAAGGATTAGAAGCCCAGTTATTAGTAGTGGGCAAACTGAACCGGGGCGAAACATATAATAACAAACGCTTTGAATTTAACAAGGTAGACATGCTATTGTATAATTTTGTAATGAATTATCATTTTTGA
- a CDS encoding DsrE family protein has product MAGYAQTGKQPSFPVEKMAGNKIEHRIVFQLTTDDTLAHKALMKQLNNILTVSPDTNIEVVCHGPGLSMLVLGKTTVQEKIQQMKMKGVAFVACEFSMNERNVSRDKIIPEAGFVKAGIIEIVSKQEKGWSYIKSGF; this is encoded by the coding sequence ATGGCAGGATATGCTCAAACAGGCAAACAACCATCTTTCCCTGTTGAAAAGATGGCAGGAAATAAAATTGAACACAGGATTGTATTTCAACTTACGACTGATGATACACTTGCTCACAAGGCTTTAATGAAACAGTTGAACAACATCCTTACAGTTTCACCTGACACGAATATTGAAGTGGTATGCCATGGTCCCGGTTTAAGTATGTTGGTGCTGGGTAAAACAACCGTACAGGAAAAAATTCAGCAAATGAAAATGAAGGGTGTGGCATTTGTTGCCTGTGAGTTTTCGATGAATGAAAGAAATGTATCCAGAGATAAAATAATACCCGAAGCTGGCTTTGTAAAAGCAGGCATTATTGAAATTGTATCAAAACAGGAAAAAGGCTGGAGTTATATTAAATCAGGGTTTTAA
- a CDS encoding 5'-nucleotidase C-terminal domain-containing protein, producing MNNNRRGFIKQLSTIGGAGLLASVPIISAAESLVNKKEAEISSDDKPFTISILQTTDVHCQVHPHDEFFWENEKAVFRKTGGYAHLATYLQQERKNNPHTFLIDTGDMFQGSELSVKTTGKAMVPILNALGYDLYLPGNWEVIYYKKAMQTLLGSLNAPKVCANMYHDLGQGKKGELIFPPYYIWNINGVKIGFLGYTDPLVPLRQSPNYSKGIIYTKPEENLAHYADVLRNQEQCAYVLIVAHLGLSQQIHLANLKECEGVDYILGGDTHERVRKPIQCKYSKVVEPGAFGSFVGKLSLTIQNGKVIKDNYELVEITADKYKPSKAMVELIKENEKPFAKDIYTVAGYSTIPLYRYFVVENPIDTMILDALKWKVPEIDIVFSNGFRFCPPRTTPDHTGNIPITDGYIYDMFPVDSTVRTGTVTGKQILQWLENELNNVFAKEASERFGGWVIKFKGMKVAFNAFGEKGKRVQQVTVANKPLDVNKTYKICACERDGDPSDMLCRMRNVADAKNTNNTLHSVMKAYLAANSPVTPTVTENADILDAPQTLLTQVTGVDYKFH from the coding sequence ATGAATAACAACAGAAGAGGTTTTATAAAACAACTAAGCACCATTGGTGGAGCCGGGTTACTGGCTTCTGTACCGATCATCTCAGCTGCAGAATCACTCGTGAATAAGAAAGAAGCTGAAATATCTTCTGATGACAAGCCCTTTACGATTTCCATTTTACAAACTACAGATGTGCATTGCCAGGTTCATCCCCATGATGAATTTTTTTGGGAAAATGAAAAGGCTGTATTTCGTAAAACCGGTGGTTATGCACACTTAGCTACTTATCTGCAGCAGGAAAGAAAAAACAACCCGCATACATTTTTAATTGATACCGGAGATATGTTTCAGGGTAGCGAACTGTCTGTAAAAACAACAGGTAAAGCAATGGTACCAATCTTAAATGCATTGGGTTACGATTTATACCTGCCCGGAAACTGGGAAGTAATTTATTATAAAAAGGCTATGCAAACTTTATTGGGATCATTAAATGCTCCAAAAGTTTGCGCCAACATGTATCATGATTTAGGACAGGGCAAAAAGGGTGAACTTATTTTTCCACCCTACTATATCTGGAATATTAATGGAGTAAAAATTGGTTTTTTAGGATATACTGATCCGCTGGTTCCATTAAGGCAGTCGCCCAATTACAGCAAGGGAATTATATATACAAAGCCCGAAGAAAACCTGGCACATTATGCAGATGTATTGCGTAACCAGGAGCAGTGTGCCTATGTGCTCATTGTGGCGCATTTAGGATTATCTCAGCAAATACATTTGGCAAATTTAAAAGAGTGTGAGGGAGTTGATTATATTCTTGGAGGCGATACACATGAAAGAGTGCGCAAACCAATTCAATGCAAATACAGCAAGGTGGTTGAACCGGGAGCGTTCGGTTCTTTCGTTGGTAAACTCAGTCTTACTATACAAAATGGCAAAGTAATAAAAGATAACTATGAGCTGGTAGAAATAACGGCAGATAAATACAAACCATCCAAAGCAATGGTTGAGCTGATTAAAGAAAATGAAAAACCATTTGCAAAAGATATTTATACTGTTGCCGGTTACAGTACCATTCCACTCTACAGATATTTTGTTGTAGAAAACCCGATTGATACAATGATACTGGATGCATTGAAATGGAAAGTACCCGAAATCGACATTGTATTCTCAAATGGTTTTCGATTTTGCCCTCCACGGACTACACCGGATCACACAGGAAATATTCCAATAACAGACGGATATATTTATGATATGTTTCCAGTTGATAGTACTGTAAGAACAGGAACGGTTACCGGGAAACAGATACTGCAGTGGTTAGAAAATGAGCTCAACAATGTTTTTGCCAAAGAAGCATCTGAAAGATTTGGTGGCTGGGTAATTAAATTTAAAGGAATGAAAGTAGCCTTTAATGCATTTGGAGAAAAAGGCAAAAGAGTGCAACAGGTTACCGTGGCAAATAAACCGCTTGATGTAAACAAAACCTATAAAATCTGCGCTTGCGAAAGAGATGGTGACCCAAGCGATATGCTTTGCAGGATGAGGAATGTAGCAGATGCAAAAAACACCAACAATACCTTGCATTCTGTTATGAAAGCTTACCTCGCAGCTAATTCACCTGTTACGCCAACAGTAACTGAAAACGCCGACATTCTTGATGCACCGCAAACTTTACTTACACAGGTAACAGGGGTAGATTATAAATTTCACTGA
- a CDS encoding c-type cytochrome, which yields MHNEQDENKMPQRLVSVINKLMLIIAVLIIGLIALPFIIFRANETDQPKEKIQAGEATADTPKKDATAYWMAPDILSIENEQQKEQVQYGKELIVHTAKYFGPNGSVLKISNGLNCQNCHLQAGTAVFGNNYGSVASLYPKFRARSGSTENIYKRINDCFERSLNGKAIDTSGKEMQAIAAYINFLGTNVEKGKKAEGSGFKDLVFLDRAADPAKGQAVYTAKCQSCHQSNGEGMLTGDKTEFTFPALWGKSSFNDGAGLYRISNFAKYVKYNMPQGSTYENPQLTDEEAWDVAAFVLTQKRPHINVPKDWPDKSKKPIDHPFGPYADNFSEQQHKFGPFIPIAEEQKKKEAEAKKTTIATSKK from the coding sequence ATGCACAACGAACAGGATGAAAATAAAATGCCGCAGCGGCTTGTTTCAGTAATCAACAAATTGATGTTGATTATTGCTGTATTGATTATTGGCCTCATTGCCCTGCCATTCATTATTTTCCGGGCCAATGAAACCGATCAACCGAAAGAAAAAATACAGGCGGGAGAAGCAACAGCCGATACTCCAAAAAAAGATGCCACTGCTTACTGGATGGCACCGGATATTTTATCAATAGAAAATGAGCAACAAAAAGAACAGGTGCAGTATGGCAAAGAGTTAATTGTACATACCGCAAAATATTTTGGGCCCAATGGTTCTGTTCTGAAAATAAGCAATGGATTAAATTGTCAGAACTGTCATTTGCAGGCAGGCACAGCTGTGTTTGGTAATAATTATGGTTCTGTTGCATCGCTCTATCCAAAATTCAGAGCCAGAAGCGGCAGTACTGAAAATATTTACAAAAGAATAAATGATTGTTTTGAACGCAGTTTAAATGGTAAAGCAATCGACACTTCCGGTAAAGAAATGCAGGCCATTGCAGCTTATATAAATTTTTTAGGAACGAATGTAGAAAAAGGAAAAAAGGCAGAAGGTTCAGGATTTAAAGACCTTGTTTTTTTAGACCGTGCTGCCGATCCTGCTAAGGGGCAGGCAGTTTACACAGCTAAATGCCAGAGCTGCCACCAGTCAAATGGAGAAGGCATGCTTACCGGCGATAAAACAGAATTTACTTTTCCTGCCTTATGGGGAAAAAGCAGTTTTAATGATGGCGCCGGTCTTTACAGGATCAGCAACTTTGCCAAATATGTAAAATATAATATGCCGCAGGGATCTACTTATGAAAATCCTCAGCTTACCGATGAAGAAGCATGGGATGTTGCCGCATTTGTATTAACTCAAAAAAGGCCCCATATCAATGTACCAAAAGACTGGCCCGATAAATCAAAAAAACCGATTGATCATCCTTTTGGACCTTACGCAGACAACTTTTCTGAACAGCAGCATAAGTTTGGTCCGTTTATACCAATAGCAGAAGAGCAAAAGAAAAAGGAAGCAGAAGCAAAGAAGACAACGATTGCAACATCAAAAAAGTAA